The Erinaceus europaeus chromosome 16, mEriEur2.1, whole genome shotgun sequence genome includes a window with the following:
- the NDUFAF1 gene encoding complex I intermediate-associated protein 30, mitochondrial isoform X3 gives MALTHMWIHSTSVLSKCLKPHVAPCLLWGFHFADYCSSSLQKSVTLSGKAPSQGKTEENLQGHHQREVALDIMSPEEKPEISFDKAIIDEIKDHFRRLKVDIVNHWIGPEGRPLHEVLLEQAKVVWQFRGKEDLDKWMVTSDKTIGGRSEVFLKMGKNNQSALLYGTLSSEPPQDGENSSSGYCAMISRIPRIPFSKFFFSNQGRIRDVQSQLLLDKISSIGFTLADKVDGPFFLEIDFIGVFNDPAHVEEFAYENSPELNPRLFK, from the exons ATGGCTTTGACTCACATGTGGATACACAGCACTTCTGTTCTCAGCAAGTGTCTGAAACCCCATGTTGCTCCATGTTTGCTCTGGGGCTTTCACTTTGCAGACTACTGCTCCAGCAGCCTTCAAAAATCAGTGACTCTTTCTGGCAAAGCCCCCTctcaggggaagacagaagaaaacTTGCAAGGACATCACCAAAGAGAAGTTGCTTTGGATATAATGTCTCCTGAGGAGAAGCCTGAAATCAGCTTTGATAAAGCAATCATAGATGAAATCAAGGACCATTTTCGCCGTTTGAAGGTTGATATTGTCAATCACTGGATCGGTCCTGAAGGCCGCCCTCTGCATGAAGTCTTGTTGGAACAGGCCAAGGTTGTATGGCAGTTCCGTGGAAAGGAAGATTTAGACAAGTGGATGGTGACTTCAGATAAGACAATTGGAGGTAGAAGTGAAGTGTTCCTGAAAATGGGCAAGAATAACCAGAGTGCACTGCTGTATGGGACCCTGAGCTCTGAGCCACCTCAGGATGGGGAGAACAGCAGCAGTGGGTACTGTGCGATGATATCCAGGATCCCCAGG ATTCCTTTCTCCAAATTCTTCTTCTCTAATCAAGGAAGAATCCGGGATGTTCAGTCCCAGCTTCTGCTTGATAAG ATCTCTTCTATTGGATTCACTCTGGCTGATAAAGTAGATGGTCCATTCTTCTTGGAGATTGATTTTATTGGAGTGTTTAATGATCCAGCCCACGTGGAAGAATTTGCATACGAAAATTCTCCAGAGCTTAACCCAAGACTTTTTAAGTAG
- the NDUFAF1 gene encoding complex I intermediate-associated protein 30, mitochondrial isoform X2 — protein sequence MALTHMWIHSTSVLSKCLKPHVAPCLLWGFHFADYCSSSLQKSVTLSGKAPSQGKTEENLQGHHQREVALDIMSPEEKPEISFDKAIIDEIKDHFRRLKVDIVNHWIGPEGRPLHEVLLEQAKVVWQFRGKEDLDKWMVTSDKTIGGRSEVFLKMGKNNQSALLYGTLSSEPPQDGENSSSGYCAMISRIPRGPFERKRSFDWSQFNTLYLRVRGDGRPWMVNIKEDTDLIQKKNQMYSYFLFTRGGPYWQEVKISSIGFTLADKVDGPFFLEIDFIGVFNDPAHVEEFAYENSPELNPRLFK from the exons ATGGCTTTGACTCACATGTGGATACACAGCACTTCTGTTCTCAGCAAGTGTCTGAAACCCCATGTTGCTCCATGTTTGCTCTGGGGCTTTCACTTTGCAGACTACTGCTCCAGCAGCCTTCAAAAATCAGTGACTCTTTCTGGCAAAGCCCCCTctcaggggaagacagaagaaaacTTGCAAGGACATCACCAAAGAGAAGTTGCTTTGGATATAATGTCTCCTGAGGAGAAGCCTGAAATCAGCTTTGATAAAGCAATCATAGATGAAATCAAGGACCATTTTCGCCGTTTGAAGGTTGATATTGTCAATCACTGGATCGGTCCTGAAGGCCGCCCTCTGCATGAAGTCTTGTTGGAACAGGCCAAGGTTGTATGGCAGTTCCGTGGAAAGGAAGATTTAGACAAGTGGATGGTGACTTCAGATAAGACAATTGGAGGTAGAAGTGAAGTGTTCCTGAAAATGGGCAAGAATAACCAGAGTGCACTGCTGTATGGGACCCTGAGCTCTGAGCCACCTCAGGATGGGGAGAACAGCAGCAGTGGGTACTGTGCGATGATATCCAGGATCCCCAGG GGCCCTTTTGAGAGGAAGAGATCTTTTGATTGGTCCCAGTTCAACACTCTCTATCTTCGTGTTCGTGGAGATGGTCGGCCTTGGATGGTGAATATCAAGGAGGACACAGATCTAAtccagaaaaagaaccagatgtaCAGTTACTTTTTGTTCACCCGTGGTGGACCCTACTGGCAGGAAGTCAAG ATCTCTTCTATTGGATTCACTCTGGCTGATAAAGTAGATGGTCCATTCTTCTTGGAGATTGATTTTATTGGAGTGTTTAATGATCCAGCCCACGTGGAAGAATTTGCATACGAAAATTCTCCAGAGCTTAACCCAAGACTTTTTAAGTAG
- the NDUFAF1 gene encoding complex I intermediate-associated protein 30, mitochondrial isoform X1 — protein sequence MALTHMWIHSTSVLSKCLKPHVAPCLLWGFHFADYCSSSLQKSVTLSGKAPSQGKTEENLQGHHQREVALDIMSPEEKPEISFDKAIIDEIKDHFRRLKVDIVNHWIGPEGRPLHEVLLEQAKVVWQFRGKEDLDKWMVTSDKTIGGRSEVFLKMGKNNQSALLYGTLSSEPPQDGENSSSGYCAMISRIPRGPFERKRSFDWSQFNTLYLRVRGDGRPWMVNIKEDTDLIQKKNQMYSYFLFTRGGPYWQEVKIPFSKFFFSNQGRIRDVQSQLLLDKISSIGFTLADKVDGPFFLEIDFIGVFNDPAHVEEFAYENSPELNPRLFK from the exons ATGGCTTTGACTCACATGTGGATACACAGCACTTCTGTTCTCAGCAAGTGTCTGAAACCCCATGTTGCTCCATGTTTGCTCTGGGGCTTTCACTTTGCAGACTACTGCTCCAGCAGCCTTCAAAAATCAGTGACTCTTTCTGGCAAAGCCCCCTctcaggggaagacagaagaaaacTTGCAAGGACATCACCAAAGAGAAGTTGCTTTGGATATAATGTCTCCTGAGGAGAAGCCTGAAATCAGCTTTGATAAAGCAATCATAGATGAAATCAAGGACCATTTTCGCCGTTTGAAGGTTGATATTGTCAATCACTGGATCGGTCCTGAAGGCCGCCCTCTGCATGAAGTCTTGTTGGAACAGGCCAAGGTTGTATGGCAGTTCCGTGGAAAGGAAGATTTAGACAAGTGGATGGTGACTTCAGATAAGACAATTGGAGGTAGAAGTGAAGTGTTCCTGAAAATGGGCAAGAATAACCAGAGTGCACTGCTGTATGGGACCCTGAGCTCTGAGCCACCTCAGGATGGGGAGAACAGCAGCAGTGGGTACTGTGCGATGATATCCAGGATCCCCAGG GGCCCTTTTGAGAGGAAGAGATCTTTTGATTGGTCCCAGTTCAACACTCTCTATCTTCGTGTTCGTGGAGATGGTCGGCCTTGGATGGTGAATATCAAGGAGGACACAGATCTAAtccagaaaaagaaccagatgtaCAGTTACTTTTTGTTCACCCGTGGTGGACCCTACTGGCAGGAAGTCAAG ATTCCTTTCTCCAAATTCTTCTTCTCTAATCAAGGAAGAATCCGGGATGTTCAGTCCCAGCTTCTGCTTGATAAG ATCTCTTCTATTGGATTCACTCTGGCTGATAAAGTAGATGGTCCATTCTTCTTGGAGATTGATTTTATTGGAGTGTTTAATGATCCAGCCCACGTGGAAGAATTTGCATACGAAAATTCTCCAGAGCTTAACCCAAGACTTTTTAAGTAG